One genomic region from Harpia harpyja isolate bHarHar1 chromosome 1, bHarHar1 primary haplotype, whole genome shotgun sequence encodes:
- the XCR1 gene encoding chemokine XC receptor 1, producing the protein MDEDHYPPNSDDNYSYEYSFNESNICEMGDYFVFYTHLTTVLYTLAFLLSLLGNTLVLWILFKYENLTSLTNVFIMNLCVSDLVFSCMLPIWAVDQSFGWIFGEFLCKAMNAVFSIGYYSGVFFLTLMTILRYLSIVNPLSTLRSQTQCCGFLVSLVVWTGSILIVVPEVIHTTVQENLEGAKTCDYADWKWKKVDIYQRNVLFLFSFGVIVFCYFKILLILLGARSRRKHRTVKLILIIVVAFFLSWAPYNILSFMITFPPPTCQYQKDSNLAFHISRKIAFSHCCLNPVLYVFVGVKFKRHLLRLCSQYLPCGNGQVSSPRICSQGKFHYEGASIY; encoded by the coding sequence ATGGATGAAGACCATTATCCACCCAATTCAGATGATAATTACTCATATGAATATTCTTTTAATGAAAGCAATATCTGCGAAATGGGCgactattttgtattttacacCCATCTCACTACTGTCCTCTACACTCTGGCATTTTTGCTCAGCCTGCTAGGAAACACTTTAGTGTTATGGATCCTATTCAAATATGAAAACCTTACATCTTTAACGAACGTCTTCATCATGAATCTCTGTGTCTCAGATTTAGTCTTCTCCTGCATGCTGCCCATCTGGGCAGTGGACCAGTCCTTTGGGTGGATTTTTGGTGAGTTCCTTTGCAAAGCGATGAATGCCGTTTTCTCCATCGGGTACTACAgtggtgttttctttttgactCTCATGACTATCCTGCGCTACTTGTCCATAGTGAACCCCCTTTCGACTTTGAGATCCCAGACGCAGTGCTGTGGTTTTCTGGTGAGCTTGGTTGTTTGGACTGGTAGCATATTAATCGTGGTTCCTGAGGTGATTCACACCACAGTGCAAGAAAACTTGGAAGGGGCCAAGACCTGTGATTATGCtgactggaaatggaaaaaggtGGACATTTATCAGAGAAATGTactcttcctgttttcctttggGGTGATCGTATTCTGCTACTTCAAGATACTGCTAATCCTGCTTGGAGCAAGATCTCGCAGAAAGCACAGAACGGTGAAACTCATCCTTATTATTGTGGTGGCTTTTTTCCTGAGCTGGGCACCTTACAACATCCTCAGCTTTATGATTACTTTTCCACCACCTACCTGTCAGTATCAAAAAGACTCCAACCTTGCCTTTCACATCAGCCGTAAAATTGCTTTCTCCCACTGCTGCCTCAACCCTGTGCTCTATGTATTTGTTGGAGTCAAGTTCAAGAGGCATTTGTTACGTTTATGCAGTCAGTATTTACCCTGTGGCAATGGTCAAGTCTCCAGTCCCAGGATCTGCTCTCAAGGCAAATTCCACTATGAAGGTGCGTCCATCTACTGA